The Camelus dromedarius isolate mCamDro1 chromosome 8, mCamDro1.pat, whole genome shotgun sequence genome includes a window with the following:
- the SFR1 gene encoding swi5-dependent recombination DNA repair protein 1 homolog isoform X3 yields MGSPSDSAVILPSTPQAGANPLPPQTSSSKKQPMSATLRERLRKARSSFNSCYSVVKRLKVESEENDQTFSERPASSTEENCLEFQENFKHIDSESEASPYLKNTFKNINVCESKSPDTESCSDLQNDFMNENLPKQELNKERAKLVKQIQEKEDLLRRLKLVKMYRSKNDLSQLQLLIKKWRSCSQLLLCELQSAMSEENKKLSLTQLIDHYGLDDKLLHYNRNEEEFIGV; encoded by the exons ATGGGAAGCCCATCAGACTCAGCTGTTATTTTACCTAGCACTCCACAGGCCGGTGCCAATCCACTACCTCCCCAAACAAGTAGTTCAAAAAAACAA CCTATGAGTGCAACCCTTAGAGAACGATTAAGGAAAGCTAGATCTTCATTTAATTCCTGTTACAGTGTGGTGAAACGACTTAAAGTAGAGAGTGAAGAAAATGATCAGACCTTTTCAGAGAGACCAGCATCTTCAACAGAAGAAAACTGTTTGGaatttcaagaaaattttaaacacatagACAGTGAATCTGAAGCAAGTCCATATTTGAAAAATACCTTCAAGAATATCAATGTGTGTGAATCTAAATCACCAGATACTGAGTCATGCAGTGATCTCCAAAATGACTTTATGAATGAGAATCTTCCTAAACAAGAATTAAACAAAGAAAGAGCAAAATTGGTGAAGCAGATTCAGGAGAAAGAAGACCTTCTTCGGAGGCTAAAACTAGTCAAAATGTATAGGTCAAAG aACGACCTGTCTCAGTTACAGTTGTTAATAAAGAAGTGGAGAAGCTGTAGCCAGCTGTTGCTTTGTGAGTTGCAGTCAGCTATGTCTGAGGAGAACAAGAAACTAAGCCTTACTCAGCTGATAGACCACTATGGGTTAGACGACAAATTGCTACACTATAACAGAAATGAGGAAGAGTTTATAGGGgtttaa
- the SFR1 gene encoding swi5-dependent recombination DNA repair protein 1 homolog isoform X1, translating into MLCTIKNYLIKIEAYIEVWVNLIFFFPVELSQDIKMGSPSDSAVILPSTPQAGANPLPPQTSSSKKQPMSATLRERLRKARSSFNSCYSVVKRLKVESEENDQTFSERPASSTEENCLEFQENFKHIDSESEASPYLKNTFKNINVCESKSPDTESCSDLQNDFMNENLPKQELNKERAKLVKQIQEKEDLLRRLKLVKMYRSKNDLSQLQLLIKKWRSCSQLLLCELQSAMSEENKKLSLTQLIDHYGLDDKLLHYNRNEEEFIGV; encoded by the exons ATGTTAtgtacaataaaaaattatttgataaaaattGAGGCATATATCGAAGTGTGggttaatttgattttttttttccccgtagAATTAAGCCAAGATATCAAGATGGGAAGCCCATCAGACTCAGCTGTTATTTTACCTAGCACTCCACAGGCCGGTGCCAATCCACTACCTCCCCAAACAAGTAGTTCAAAAAAACAA CCTATGAGTGCAACCCTTAGAGAACGATTAAGGAAAGCTAGATCTTCATTTAATTCCTGTTACAGTGTGGTGAAACGACTTAAAGTAGAGAGTGAAGAAAATGATCAGACCTTTTCAGAGAGACCAGCATCTTCAACAGAAGAAAACTGTTTGGaatttcaagaaaattttaaacacatagACAGTGAATCTGAAGCAAGTCCATATTTGAAAAATACCTTCAAGAATATCAATGTGTGTGAATCTAAATCACCAGATACTGAGTCATGCAGTGATCTCCAAAATGACTTTATGAATGAGAATCTTCCTAAACAAGAATTAAACAAAGAAAGAGCAAAATTGGTGAAGCAGATTCAGGAGAAAGAAGACCTTCTTCGGAGGCTAAAACTAGTCAAAATGTATAGGTCAAAG aACGACCTGTCTCAGTTACAGTTGTTAATAAAGAAGTGGAGAAGCTGTAGCCAGCTGTTGCTTTGTGAGTTGCAGTCAGCTATGTCTGAGGAGAACAAGAAACTAAGCCTTACTCAGCTGATAGACCACTATGGGTTAGACGACAAATTGCTACACTATAACAGAAATGAGGAAGAGTTTATAGGGgtttaa
- the SFR1 gene encoding swi5-dependent recombination DNA repair protein 1 homolog isoform X2 translates to MAEGELSQDIKMGSPSDSAVILPSTPQAGANPLPPQTSSSKKQPMSATLRERLRKARSSFNSCYSVVKRLKVESEENDQTFSERPASSTEENCLEFQENFKHIDSESEASPYLKNTFKNINVCESKSPDTESCSDLQNDFMNENLPKQELNKERAKLVKQIQEKEDLLRRLKLVKMYRSKNDLSQLQLLIKKWRSCSQLLLCELQSAMSEENKKLSLTQLIDHYGLDDKLLHYNRNEEEFIGV, encoded by the exons ATGGCGGAGGGAG AATTAAGCCAAGATATCAAGATGGGAAGCCCATCAGACTCAGCTGTTATTTTACCTAGCACTCCACAGGCCGGTGCCAATCCACTACCTCCCCAAACAAGTAGTTCAAAAAAACAA CCTATGAGTGCAACCCTTAGAGAACGATTAAGGAAAGCTAGATCTTCATTTAATTCCTGTTACAGTGTGGTGAAACGACTTAAAGTAGAGAGTGAAGAAAATGATCAGACCTTTTCAGAGAGACCAGCATCTTCAACAGAAGAAAACTGTTTGGaatttcaagaaaattttaaacacatagACAGTGAATCTGAAGCAAGTCCATATTTGAAAAATACCTTCAAGAATATCAATGTGTGTGAATCTAAATCACCAGATACTGAGTCATGCAGTGATCTCCAAAATGACTTTATGAATGAGAATCTTCCTAAACAAGAATTAAACAAAGAAAGAGCAAAATTGGTGAAGCAGATTCAGGAGAAAGAAGACCTTCTTCGGAGGCTAAAACTAGTCAAAATGTATAGGTCAAAG aACGACCTGTCTCAGTTACAGTTGTTAATAAAGAAGTGGAGAAGCTGTAGCCAGCTGTTGCTTTGTGAGTTGCAGTCAGCTATGTCTGAGGAGAACAAGAAACTAAGCCTTACTCAGCTGATAGACCACTATGGGTTAGACGACAAATTGCTACACTATAACAGAAATGAGGAAGAGTTTATAGGGgtttaa